One window of the Capnocytophaga haemolytica genome contains the following:
- a CDS encoding TonB-dependent receptor, which translates to MLKTFYFYVLLFISVSIYSQTVVEGTIVDEQTRNPLKGVKVRVDNPRQEVLTDSEGHFTMQLAEGKYLLHYSLPGYIEKRIQVNVSGSTFEVPTFYMSSDVVQETEQLAVISESELEDDESTADMMSGLLQSSQDVFTRRAAFDFSSVFFKPRGYDSKDLTVLVNGIPMNKLENGRALWADWGGLNDVTRNQELTNGITKSGYTFGGLQGSTYINVRPSLNRAGLRLTTSASNRSYAGRLMATYNSGVGRNGLAYMLSVSKRWSAQGTWVDGTLYDAYGFAAAVEYKLNDHHSFNLMGLYAPVQRGKSSPLTREMIDLAGYQYNPYWGNQEGDKRNSRNRIISEPIFTLSYAYEKDDTRLNIDLGYQFGEIGNTRISYANGQNPEPNYYKSMPSYYLNQQQGPDRSMAELQRDYFLSHRQLDWAAMYLANSNVSGGRSAFILSNDVNRERTFSGNINFSTPLHEHIKWTSGLVYRNVYSDNYAQVDDLLGGSYFMNYDYFTGKAYDLNEANRQKGKGDKWNYFYGLQSNVGEAFTQLEFNFKKAELFVAGRYHYTDYQREGKFNYELFPDSYGKGAKQVFSGMSTKAGITYSLTGRHLLQANVGYFNTPQSVRNTYVNIRNSNRLLPNIENELAYTADASYILRLPNVKGRLTGYFTQIENTAETNFFYTETSLTDEINNDFVAQTVDGIKKQHFGLELGAEVQLIPNVKLTAAAGIGQYTYVNNPKMYISSGEIGIQQVDEVAMKNYHVPSGPQQAYSLGLEYRSPKYWWVGATANLLAQNYVSLSAINRTSRFFIDPNTHNYFTNIDTDLARKLLKQERLDDVFLVNLVGGKSWRLNKTYVSLLISVNNVLGTEFVSGGFEQSRTANYGKMVLDNAQGVPTFGNRYFVGYGRTYMVNLAVSL; encoded by the coding sequence ATGTTAAAGACGTTTTATTTTTATGTGCTATTATTCATATCCGTTTCGATCTATTCGCAGACTGTTGTGGAGGGAACTATTGTAGATGAACAGACTCGGAATCCGTTGAAAGGGGTGAAGGTACGTGTAGATAATCCACGGCAGGAGGTGCTGACTGACAGTGAGGGGCATTTCACGATGCAACTCGCTGAGGGGAAATACCTTTTGCATTATTCGCTTCCAGGGTATATTGAGAAGCGAATCCAAGTGAATGTCAGCGGTTCAACATTTGAAGTTCCTACATTTTATATGAGTTCAGATGTGGTGCAGGAAACTGAGCAGCTGGCGGTGATTTCTGAGAGTGAATTGGAGGACGATGAAAGCACTGCTGATATGATGTCGGGGCTGTTGCAGAGTTCACAGGATGTGTTTACACGCCGTGCTGCCTTCGATTTCAGTTCGGTGTTTTTCAAACCACGCGGTTATGACTCTAAAGACCTCACCGTGTTGGTAAATGGTATCCCGATGAATAAGCTCGAGAATGGGCGTGCGCTCTGGGCAGATTGGGGCGGGCTGAACGATGTTACGCGCAACCAAGAGCTCACCAATGGCATCACAAAGTCGGGCTACACTTTTGGTGGCTTGCAGGGTTCGACTTACATCAATGTGCGCCCTTCGCTCAACCGTGCGGGGCTGCGTCTCACTACCTCGGCGAGCAATCGCAGCTACGCTGGGCGACTGATGGCTACTTATAATTCGGGGGTAGGGCGCAATGGGCTGGCGTATATGCTTTCGGTATCCAAACGCTGGTCGGCACAAGGCACTTGGGTTGATGGTACGCTCTACGATGCTTATGGCTTCGCGGCGGCGGTAGAGTATAAGCTCAATGACCATCACAGCTTTAATCTGATGGGCTTATACGCCCCTGTGCAGCGTGGTAAGAGTTCGCCATTGACTCGTGAGATGATTGACCTGGCAGGCTATCAGTACAATCCGTATTGGGGCAACCAAGAGGGCGACAAGCGCAATTCGCGCAACCGCATCATCTCTGAGCCTATCTTTACGCTCTCGTACGCCTATGAAAAGGATGATACGCGGCTGAACATTGACCTCGGCTATCAGTTTGGCGAAATTGGCAATACGCGTATCAGCTATGCCAATGGGCAGAACCCCGAGCCGAATTACTACAAGAGTATGCCCAGCTATTATCTCAATCAGCAACAGGGACCTGACCGTTCGATGGCTGAGTTGCAAAGGGATTATTTCCTCAGCCATAGGCAACTCGATTGGGCTGCGATGTACTTAGCCAACAGCAACGTCAGCGGCGGGCGCAGTGCGTTTATACTCAGCAACGATGTGAACCGTGAGCGTACTTTCTCAGGGAATATCAACTTCTCGACTCCGCTGCACGAGCACATCAAATGGACTTCGGGCTTGGTGTACCGCAATGTGTATTCGGATAATTACGCACAGGTGGACGACTTGCTCGGCGGTAGTTATTTTATGAATTACGATTACTTCACGGGTAAGGCTTATGACTTGAATGAGGCTAATCGGCAGAAAGGCAAGGGTGATAAGTGGAACTATTTCTACGGCTTGCAGAGCAATGTAGGGGAGGCTTTTACGCAGTTGGAGTTCAACTTTAAGAAGGCGGAGCTCTTTGTGGCTGGGCGTTATCACTACACTGACTACCAGCGTGAGGGCAAGTTCAACTACGAGCTCTTCCCCGACTCTTACGGCAAGGGTGCAAAGCAGGTGTTCAGCGGAATGAGCACCAAAGCAGGGATTACCTATTCGCTTACGGGCAGGCACTTGTTGCAGGCGAATGTCGGCTACTTCAATACGCCGCAATCGGTGCGCAACACTTATGTGAACATTCGCAACTCCAACCGCCTATTGCCCAATATTGAGAATGAGTTGGCATACACTGCCGATGCGAGCTATATACTGCGGTTGCCCAACGTAAAGGGACGCTTAACGGGCTATTTCACTCAGATAGAGAATACCGCTGAAACGAACTTCTTCTACACCGAGACTTCGCTCACTGACGAGATCAACAACGACTTTGTGGCGCAAACAGTCGATGGCATCAAGAAGCAGCATTTCGGCTTAGAGCTGGGTGCAGAGGTGCAGTTAATCCCTAATGTGAAGCTCACGGCTGCTGCGGGTATAGGGCAATACACTTATGTGAACAATCCGAAGATGTACATCTCCTCGGGCGAAATAGGCATACAGCAGGTGGACGAAGTAGCGATGAAGAACTACCACGTACCCAGCGGACCTCAACAGGCATATTCCTTGGGACTTGAATACCGCAGTCCGAAGTATTGGTGGGTAGGGGCTACGGCTAACCTATTGGCACAGAACTACGTGTCGCTCTCGGCGATCAACCGTACTTCGCGCTTCTTTATCGACCCTAATACGCACAACTATTTCACTAATATTGACACCGACTTGGCGCGTAAGCTCCTCAAACAAGAACGCTTGGACGATGTGTTCTTAGTGAACTTAGTTGGTGGCAAGTCGTGGCGACTGAACAAGACGTATGTGAGCTTGCTTATCAGTGTGAACAATGTGCTTGGCACAGAGTTTGTGTCGGGAGGCTTTGAGCAATCGCGCACGGCAAACTACGGCAAGATGGTGCTTGATAACGCACAAGGGGTTCCTACCTTTGGCAATCGCTACTTTGTAGGCTACGGACGCACTTATATGGTGAACTTAGCGGTGAGCCTGTAA
- a CDS encoding DUF6909 family protein, translating into MRNRVQESTAAIERMYVTMRHLFSRGFYKPMGVSGETLRESLLVLRPEIYGTIAESKVELSGLTYVLERLPEGIEQCKFINLIADEGYRKSHFKPIIPPKRRRNCYRIDDQQMNIEITRGRSDIYDVLTHLTFLFIESHKIAQHILLDENKISHDWEKVEWAVSKGKLTQAEREATFIHIGNILGRTFEEILEVHKSFATTSQPDRFIHIIYWLGKRALNELLNDDKRTITFSTVLRERLGHHVHGEIWAENIKRLLYSKGLLQRPLHIISANMHSVMNSLFAEKALHNEVEVTSRIELFELLSKSENEALRKKVKDYAQKNGMVSLDDTSGTNIDIQIFDTAKIDFSNTPYQIKTIKGQEPPVIIVMDYAFGEQAYETIDELLKPFHREGKTYFLDVLSISIMGKAGILEGEKGDLMIPTAHIFEGTADNYPFKNEFSKKDFEGNGLKVFEGSMITVLGTSLQNKDILKFFLHSTWNAIGLEMEGVHYQKAIQSASKVRKSIREDVKVRYAYYASDNPLETGSTLASGGLGTTGVKPTYLITFKILEQIFS; encoded by the coding sequence ATGAGAAACAGAGTTCAAGAATCGACAGCTGCTATTGAGCGTATGTATGTAACAATGCGTCATTTATTTTCGCGTGGATTTTATAAACCTATGGGGGTTTCAGGGGAAACTCTCAGGGAATCACTTTTGGTGTTAAGACCTGAAATATACGGTACAATTGCTGAGTCAAAGGTAGAACTCAGTGGACTTACATACGTACTTGAGCGCCTTCCTGAGGGGATTGAACAATGCAAGTTTATCAACCTTATTGCCGATGAAGGTTACCGTAAATCGCATTTTAAGCCTATTATTCCGCCCAAGCGTAGGCGTAATTGTTATCGAATTGACGATCAGCAGATGAATATTGAGATTACTCGTGGACGCTCTGATATTTACGATGTGCTAACGCACCTTACTTTTTTATTTATCGAATCACATAAGATAGCACAGCATATTTTATTGGATGAAAATAAGATTTCACACGATTGGGAAAAGGTGGAATGGGCAGTGTCAAAAGGTAAACTCACGCAGGCAGAACGAGAGGCTACATTTATTCACATAGGCAATATCTTAGGACGTACTTTTGAGGAGATTTTAGAAGTTCATAAATCATTTGCAACAACTTCGCAGCCAGACCGCTTTATCCACATTATCTATTGGTTGGGCAAGCGGGCTTTGAATGAATTGCTTAATGATGATAAGCGCACCATCACCTTTAGTACTGTGCTGCGTGAGCGCTTAGGTCACCACGTGCACGGTGAGATATGGGCAGAGAACATTAAGCGACTGTTGTACAGCAAAGGTCTTCTGCAGCGTCCATTACACATTATTAGTGCTAATATGCACAGTGTGATGAATAGTTTATTTGCAGAAAAGGCTCTACATAACGAGGTAGAAGTGACTTCGAGGATTGAACTTTTTGAACTTCTCAGCAAGTCGGAAAATGAAGCACTTCGCAAGAAGGTAAAGGATTATGCCCAGAAAAATGGAATGGTATCATTGGACGACACTTCAGGGACGAATATTGATATACAGATCTTTGACACTGCGAAGATTGACTTTTCAAATACCCCTTACCAAATTAAAACGATCAAAGGTCAAGAACCTCCTGTTATCATTGTGATGGACTATGCTTTTGGTGAGCAGGCGTACGAAACGATTGATGAATTACTGAAGCCTTTCCACAGAGAAGGAAAAACGTACTTTCTGGATGTGCTTTCTATTTCTATTATGGGGAAGGCGGGTATCTTAGAGGGTGAAAAAGGAGATTTGATGATTCCTACGGCACATATATTTGAAGGTACTGCAGATAATTATCCTTTTAAGAATGAATTTAGTAAGAAAGACTTTGAGGGTAATGGCTTAAAGGTGTTTGAGGGTTCGATGATTACGGTGTTAGGCACTTCTTTGCAAAACAAAGATATTTTGAAATTCTTCTTGCACTCTACTTGGAATGCCATAGGCTTAGAGATGGAGGGAGTGCATTATCAGAAAGCGATTCAATCGGCTTCAAAGGTGCGCAAGAGTATCCGCGAGGATGTGAAGGTACGCTATGCTTATTATGCCTCAGATAACCCCTTGGAAACGGGAAGTACATTGGCTTCGGGAGGCTTAGGCACCACTGGGGTAAAACCTACTTATTTGATTACATTTAAAATATTAGAGCAAATATTTTCGTAG
- a CDS encoding regulatory protein RecX yields MNETVKVYSVDEAKLKLEAYCAYQERCHREVVEKLRKMRMIPLAIDEIVVHLIKNGYLNEERYAKSYARGKFRIKKWGRVRIERELKMKGLSSYIIDAALEELDEDEYASVFDDIAERKYNSIKEKNPYKARAKLVNYLLYRGWESDLVYEKASELYDI; encoded by the coding sequence ATGAATGAAACGGTAAAGGTATACTCGGTAGATGAAGCAAAGCTAAAATTGGAGGCTTATTGTGCTTATCAGGAGCGGTGCCATCGGGAGGTAGTAGAAAAGCTTCGGAAGATGCGGATGATACCACTTGCCATTGATGAGATTGTGGTACATCTTATTAAGAATGGCTACCTGAATGAGGAGCGATATGCTAAGAGCTATGCTCGAGGGAAGTTTCGAATAAAGAAGTGGGGACGCGTGCGTATTGAGCGAGAATTGAAGATGAAAGGACTATCATCATATATTATAGATGCAGCCTTAGAGGAACTTGATGAAGATGAATACGCAAGTGTTTTCGACGATATTGCGGAGCGAAAGTACAATTCTATTAAGGAAAAGAATCCTTATAAGGCTCGGGCTAAATTAGTAAATTATTTGCTTTATAGAGGGTGGGAGAGCGACTTGGTGTACGAAAAGGCAAGTGAATTATACGACATATAA
- the folB gene encoding dihydroneopterin aldolase, with protein MGAILLKNIRVWANHGCLEEEGAIGSDYRVDVKIKLDLNKAAQTDALSDTVDYVHLNKIVKEEMAIRSKLLEHVAGRIIERTFKELADIKEITIKISKINPPIGGDVEAVSVKINRKRFG; from the coding sequence ATGGGAGCAATACTACTAAAGAATATACGTGTATGGGCTAATCACGGGTGCTTGGAAGAGGAAGGAGCGATAGGGAGTGATTACAGAGTAGATGTAAAAATAAAGTTAGATTTGAATAAGGCGGCACAGACGGACGCCCTGTCAGATACGGTGGATTATGTACATTTGAACAAAATTGTTAAAGAAGAGATGGCAATTCGTTCAAAATTATTGGAACACGTAGCTGGTAGAATTATTGAGCGTACGTTTAAGGAACTCGCTGATATTAAGGAGATAACAATAAAGATTTCAAAAATAAATCCGCCCATCGGAGGAGATGTGGAGGCTGTAAGTGTAAAAATAAATCGAAAAAGATTTGGTTAG
- a CDS encoding type IX secretion system membrane protein PorP/SprF gives MKRIVLLILAVFALGGVSFSQEMNLPQQNQYLADSEFLITPTYAGIGDFVRIRLSGVTQWVGVKGAPDYQSLAGDMRLGERSGAGLMLYNDKNGFTHQMGGKASFAHHLTLDRYDNHFVSFGISYAVNTFRIDIDKFNRAIPDQAVTNDRFTVNHNFDVGVLYRYKRWFANLTAMNILNKDTEKFYKLEPKALRNYLLYVGYRYKRDKNSNFEIEPSVLYQYYESDGRSVTDFNLKFRWMDLEDYYWVGVNYRSLNDQIFKPLNIGPAAGLKKGMVYFAYSYQLTLNEIIGYNSGTHVVTLGLDLFQGVSNCKCAQR, from the coding sequence ATGAAAAGAATAGTATTGTTAATTCTGGCAGTATTTGCATTAGGAGGAGTAAGTTTTTCTCAAGAGATGAACTTACCTCAGCAAAATCAATATCTGGCGGATAGTGAGTTTTTGATCACTCCGACGTATGCAGGTATTGGGGACTTTGTAAGGATCCGCTTATCGGGAGTGACTCAATGGGTAGGTGTAAAGGGTGCTCCTGATTACCAGTCACTTGCTGGAGATATGCGTTTAGGAGAACGCAGTGGAGCAGGCTTGATGCTCTATAATGACAAGAATGGGTTTACTCATCAGATGGGTGGTAAGGCGAGTTTTGCGCACCACCTTACATTAGACCGTTATGACAACCACTTTGTTTCTTTTGGTATTTCATACGCGGTGAACACCTTTAGAATAGATATTGATAAATTCAACAGGGCGATTCCAGACCAAGCGGTTACTAACGATCGTTTTACAGTGAATCACAACTTTGATGTAGGGGTGCTTTACCGTTATAAAAGATGGTTTGCAAACCTGACAGCGATGAATATCTTAAATAAGGATACAGAAAAATTTTATAAGTTGGAACCAAAGGCTTTGCGCAATTACTTGCTTTATGTGGGGTATCGTTATAAAAGAGATAAGAATAGCAATTTTGAGATTGAGCCATCAGTATTATACCAATATTATGAGAGTGATGGGCGTTCGGTGACTGACTTCAACTTGAAGTTTCGTTGGATGGATTTAGAGGATTATTACTGGGTAGGGGTTAACTATCGTTCACTCAATGACCAAATATTTAAACCTTTAAATATAGGACCTGCAGCTGGTTTAAAGAAAGGAATGGTGTACTTTGCTTACTCTTATCAGTTAACACTGAATGAGATTATAGGGTATAACTCAGGGACGCACGTAGTAACACTTGGGTTAGACTTGTTCCAAGGGGTTAGTAACTGTAAGTGTGCACAGCGATAG
- a CDS encoding Na+/H+ antiporter NhaC family protein has protein sequence MRKPNIISIVPLLLFVVIFLVSGLYFDNFYSLPAPIIALFAVVVALLVYRAPLEEKIELFFKGAGDSNVLKMCVIALLAGAFASVAKASGSIDSIVNMGMYYISPAYFPVGIFVIASFLSFATGTSVGTIMTLAPIVFDLSAQSHSNTALIGACLLSGAMFGDNLSLISDTTIAATQSLGCQMNEKMKANAKIALPMALLTVVILFFIGDPEAQQYSVQEVQKDFNVVLILPYLAVVVISLFGVNVFVSLFLGVIFAGITGLLYGKFGFLDFTKYTYEGFTNMSELFFLYFFVGGLALLVEYFGGIQFLMNLIARRVKSRASALLGMGVLVAVADVCVANNTVAILVVSKVSKTLAEQFKVPLRSAASVLDIFSCYGQGLIPYGAQVLALYHFAHTMDYVDLVKYSIYLHLLLIATIFYIKKSSKSL, from the coding sequence ATGCGTAAGCCTAATATTATTTCGATTGTTCCGCTGCTGCTGTTTGTGGTTATTTTTCTGGTTAGCGGGCTTTATTTTGATAATTTTTACTCGTTGCCAGCGCCTATTATAGCGTTGTTTGCGGTGGTAGTTGCGCTGCTGGTGTATAGGGCGCCTTTGGAAGAGAAGATAGAGCTATTCTTTAAGGGGGCGGGTGATAGCAATGTGCTGAAAATGTGTGTTATTGCCTTGCTTGCAGGTGCTTTTGCTTCGGTGGCGAAGGCTTCGGGGAGTATCGACAGTATTGTGAATATGGGGATGTATTACATCTCGCCTGCGTATTTTCCTGTGGGGATATTTGTGATTGCGTCGTTTTTGTCGTTTGCTACGGGGACGTCGGTAGGTACGATTATGACGCTGGCGCCAATAGTGTTTGATCTCTCGGCGCAGAGCCATTCGAATACGGCGCTTATTGGGGCTTGCTTGCTGTCGGGGGCGATGTTTGGGGATAATCTCTCGCTTATTTCGGATACTACGATTGCTGCCACACAGTCGCTGGGGTGCCAGATGAATGAGAAGATGAAAGCTAATGCGAAGATTGCTTTGCCGATGGCACTGCTGACGGTGGTGATATTGTTTTTCATAGGGGACCCTGAAGCACAGCAATATAGTGTGCAGGAAGTGCAGAAGGATTTCAACGTGGTGTTGATACTGCCATACTTGGCGGTGGTGGTTATCTCGCTTTTTGGGGTGAATGTGTTTGTGTCACTGTTTTTAGGGGTTATTTTTGCAGGCATAACGGGACTTTTGTATGGGAAGTTTGGGTTTCTGGACTTTACTAAGTATACTTATGAGGGATTCACGAATATGTCGGAGCTATTCTTTTTATACTTTTTTGTAGGAGGATTGGCATTATTGGTGGAGTATTTTGGAGGGATACAGTTTTTGATGAACTTGATAGCGAGGCGTGTTAAGAGCAGGGCTTCAGCCTTATTGGGTATGGGGGTGTTGGTGGCAGTTGCGGATGTGTGTGTGGCTAATAATACGGTGGCAATACTTGTGGTTTCGAAGGTGAGCAAGACGTTGGCAGAGCAGTTTAAGGTGCCTTTGCGCAGTGCGGCTTCGGTGTTGGATATTTTTTCTTGTTACGGGCAAGGCTTGATCCCTTATGGGGCGCAGGTTTTGGCTTTATATCATTTTGCTCATACGATGGATTATGTCGATTTGGTGAAGTATTCGATATACTTACATCTTTTGTTGATAGCGACTATATTTTACATCAAAAAGTCTTCAAAATCGTTGTAA
- a CDS encoding peptidoglycan-binding protein LysM — protein sequence MKNVQKRYLLIILATLCFGFTVKNEEEKRSIIPPSFVVDIPRLVTTMPKEISSDPELFSFKMLSTGKSFIGFREALAYRESRGDYSIVNRYGYMGKYQFGKSALAFYGVKDADEFLKSPEQQERLFTLSLQRNKWFLRNEINQYAGKRINGIEVTESGILAAAHLVGASRVKKFLKRKGNYAAADKNGTTLQNYLKHFAGYDTTHITPEKLPRF from the coding sequence ATGAAAAATGTACAGAAGAGGTATTTGTTGATTATTTTGGCGACCCTATGTTTTGGGTTCACCGTGAAGAATGAGGAAGAGAAGCGTTCAATAATTCCTCCGAGTTTTGTAGTTGACATACCTCGTTTGGTTACCACTATGCCAAAAGAAATAAGTAGTGACCCTGAGTTGTTTAGCTTTAAAATGCTTTCAACGGGAAAGAGTTTTATAGGCTTCAGGGAGGCCTTAGCTTATCGGGAGTCAAGGGGTGATTACTCCATCGTGAACCGATATGGCTATATGGGTAAATATCAATTTGGTAAGTCGGCTTTAGCATTTTATGGTGTGAAAGATGCCGATGAGTTTTTGAAATCGCCTGAGCAACAGGAGCGGTTGTTTACCCTGAGTTTGCAGCGTAATAAGTGGTTTTTACGCAATGAGATTAACCAATATGCGGGTAAGCGTATCAATGGGATAGAGGTTACCGAGTCGGGCATATTGGCTGCGGCGCACTTAGTAGGGGCGAGCAGAGTGAAAAAGTTCTTAAAGAGGAAAGGGAATTATGCGGCTGCCGATAAGAATGGCACTACGTTGCAAAATTATTTGAAGCATTTTGCAGGGTATGATACTACGCATATTACGCCTGAGAAATTGCCGCGTTTTTAG
- a CDS encoding META domain-containing protein: MTHLKTLVAVMAVVLLQSCGTKQATETLWVAGFKVNCGEEAQGECLLVSKGDALDKAQWTLFRQGIEGFQFEEGVIKKVEVAPLTKEAQGEAADASAVAYKLVQVKESQPDPRIALAASWQLKTFKGSAVLDKVIKPTFQVDLKEMRVYGNAGCNDYFGGVSQLGTQQITFKAMASTKMLCTGETIETDYLMALPHAAIYKVEGEELRFFDKAGKELFAFVKNDGKPNQQLNGKWVVSHIKGQAINKKDSQPRVELNLNEKRISGNDSCNNFSGSIEKVSDKELAFGKDIAVTQMLCPDKMKVADAFEQALTEVAHYKISGTDMMLYNAAGEELLALQKVE; encoded by the coding sequence ATGACACATTTAAAAACATTAGTGGCTGTGATGGCAGTGGTGCTGTTGCAGTCGTGCGGGACAAAGCAGGCTACGGAGACCTTATGGGTAGCAGGCTTCAAGGTAAATTGCGGCGAAGAAGCACAAGGCGAGTGCTTGCTTGTAAGCAAAGGTGATGCGCTCGATAAGGCGCAATGGACGCTTTTCCGTCAAGGGATTGAAGGCTTTCAGTTTGAGGAGGGCGTGATCAAGAAGGTGGAAGTAGCGCCACTTACAAAGGAAGCCCAAGGAGAGGCTGCTGATGCCTCGGCTGTTGCCTATAAATTGGTGCAGGTGAAAGAAAGTCAGCCTGACCCTCGCATAGCGTTGGCAGCTTCGTGGCAGCTCAAGACTTTTAAGGGAAGCGCAGTGCTGGACAAGGTGATAAAGCCTACTTTTCAGGTAGACCTGAAGGAAATGCGCGTCTATGGCAATGCAGGTTGTAATGATTACTTTGGTGGGGTAAGCCAGCTTGGCACTCAGCAGATTACCTTCAAGGCTATGGCGAGCACTAAGATGCTTTGTACAGGTGAAACGATTGAAACAGACTACCTTATGGCTTTGCCTCACGCAGCGATCTACAAGGTAGAGGGTGAGGAGTTGCGCTTCTTTGACAAGGCTGGCAAGGAGCTTTTTGCTTTTGTGAAGAATGACGGCAAACCCAATCAGCAATTGAACGGTAAGTGGGTTGTAAGCCATATCAAAGGGCAGGCAATCAATAAGAAGGATAGTCAGCCGCGTGTGGAGCTGAACCTCAATGAGAAACGCATCTCAGGGAATGATAGCTGCAATAATTTCAGTGGTTCTATTGAAAAAGTGAGCGACAAGGAGTTGGCATTTGGCAAGGACATAGCGGTTACGCAAATGCTTTGTCCTGATAAGATGAAGGTAGCAGATGCCTTTGAACAAGCCCTCACTGAGGTAGCGCACTATAAGATTAGCGGTACGGATATGATGCTGTACAACGCTGCTGGCGAGGAGCTCTTGGCATTGCAGAAGGTGGAGTAA
- a CDS encoding DUF4421 family protein: MRGCYRYLALLLLLCMGQIAAQQRDSTYVYTFKQRMWGQLYGVTQYLTITHEGKSYMPNIPVGFGASVGWRGKHSMSIGGAINVAQTTPENGFRTRSDDFQWHNYWRHVIVDAYYQKYKGFYVELPDDQQYLNYPELTMQQIGLDITYVWNGNRLSAATAFDQSELQLRSAGSFLFGNSLFWHRVVPLGTDVAGEPFENWQAGFSAGYMYTWVLGRRWAMTIGSTVGANIGNESVLLRRGKLKVYPISVGRISVLYNCGTWIAAVQGVFTNKGIHSAEGQQVNIYMPSLQLGITKHFNL, translated from the coding sequence ATGAGAGGTTGTTATAGATATTTGGCATTGTTGTTGCTGTTATGTATGGGGCAGATAGCCGCACAGCAGCGCGATAGCACGTACGTATATACTTTTAAGCAGCGAATGTGGGGGCAGCTTTATGGGGTAACGCAATACCTGACTATCACGCACGAAGGGAAGAGCTATATGCCTAATATCCCTGTGGGTTTTGGGGCGAGTGTCGGTTGGCGAGGGAAGCATAGTATGAGCATCGGTGGGGCGATTAATGTGGCACAGACTACCCCCGAGAATGGCTTTAGAACGCGCTCAGACGACTTTCAGTGGCATAACTATTGGCGGCACGTGATTGTTGATGCTTACTATCAGAAGTACAAAGGTTTTTATGTAGAACTGCCCGATGATCAGCAATATCTGAACTATCCAGAGCTGACAATGCAGCAGATAGGGCTGGACATTACCTACGTGTGGAATGGCAATAGGCTCTCGGCAGCTACAGCTTTTGACCAGAGCGAACTGCAATTGCGTTCGGCGGGGAGTTTTCTTTTTGGCAACAGCTTGTTTTGGCATCGCGTGGTGCCTTTGGGTACGGATGTGGCAGGTGAGCCTTTCGAGAATTGGCAGGCAGGCTTTTCGGCAGGCTATATGTACACTTGGGTGTTGGGAAGGCGCTGGGCGATGACCATCGGCAGTACCGTAGGGGCTAATATTGGCAACGAGAGTGTCCTACTCCGGAGAGGGAAGCTCAAGGTGTACCCTATCTCAGTGGGGCGCATCTCTGTGTTGTACAATTGTGGCACGTGGATTGCAGCCGTACAAGGGGTTTTCACCAATAAAGGGATTCATTCCGCAGAAGGGCAGCAGGTGAATATCTATATGCCAAGTCTGCAATTGGGCATAACGAAGCACTTTAATCTGTAA